The following DNA comes from Erigeron canadensis isolate Cc75 chromosome 3, C_canadensis_v1, whole genome shotgun sequence.
CAAACCAATCTAACACCCTTAGGTCAATAATAAGATGATTTTGACCTTCCAATCTTCTctgtaacaaaaaaaatggtaacGACAACAACCAAGAGTAAATCGAAGGAGGCAGAAGCCGACAATACTACTTGTATTACATGTTGAATGTTATACGATACTTTATAAGTCGTATCTATATTAGGTCATGGTGGTTGAGACAGGTTAGTGATaatgatggatatggaaaggaAGAGgaactttcatatataatttataaaatgacATAGAACTCCTTTTAAAGTTATAAGTCAATACCGTTGAATGTgaccaaataaaaataaaaataatacaatatGTTAATCCACCAGTCCTAATACGATGTAGCTATATATACGATTCTCTTTGCACAACAAATCCACTTTGAAGTTTACTTATTCGCTCGGCCAATCGTCGGAATGTAACTATATATAGGTTAGtataataaagaaatttgaatatatcAGTGAAGGTGAAATAAATAGTGGTTAAAGTAAATTGATTATCgaagttaaattataataaacagtaataatatatataatatatgtttagttagagttttgaatttaccttaaaatattacaatcacatcaaaatcaaaacttatAAGCATGGTGGATGATGgcaaaaattcgaatatgcctcataaATGATTCGTGGGTGTGGAATAacttgtggttaaagtaaaccgattatcgaagctaaattataataaacagtaatgacaaataaccttgtgatttcggatcgtaaactcagattttttaaatcttcatgttaataacttattagtaataagagttgaaaaattaaaaaggaaagaaaaacatttttaataatgaaaaaacatcaatcaaataaggttataatgcattttatatctataaatcaagagttagagtttaattataagtctaaaAAGGAAAtcgaatctatatacaattaaaaaaaactaatttaataaactaaaaaaattaaaaggacacgcgTCGATAAAACATTACGTCATGTGTCATTTAAAAaacatctcaatcctgttttaatttattggtataTATCCATTCTAAAACCCGCAAATTCAAGGACAATTCCGGCTATTCTCTAGTGCTAAAATAGTAGTCAAATGTGCACTAACGCCAAATTTGACTCAAATTAATATACTACTATTTTGATATGATTCCATCCATACTTGTGCAGATTCGTTAGAACTCACTCTCCTTATGTCCATACCATAATCAAAAAACCACCAATTTTTGGCACCATAATCAACCAATATGTCAATACTACCACCATCCCTTCTCATCCTCCTATCCCTCCTATGTTATCATGCAACTTCACAACCAATTGCCAATAACATCCAAAATGACCAAAATACTCTTCTAAAGATTAAAAGCTTTTGGTCCAACCCAACCATCCTCAACCATTGGAACCAATCTTCCAACCCTTGTAGCTGGCCGGAGATCACGTGTACCACCAACACGATTACTAGGATCAAAATAGAAAACACAGATATCACTGGACCCGTTCCGCCTTTCATTTGTGATATTAAAAACTTGACCCatattgatttaaattacaattacatcACAGGAGAGTTTCCAACATCTCTCTATAACTGCAAAAAACTTGAATACCTTGATTTGTCTCAAAACTTGTTAGTGGGACGAATCCCTGATGATATATCACAGTTATTGCCTGAGATACGGGACCTCAGGCTCTTTGGTAATAACTTCACTGGTGACATTCCAGTGGCGATTTCAAGATTATCAAAGCTTTCATCACTTCAACTGCATCAATGTCTATTTAATGGAAGTTATCCAGAGGAAATCGGAAATTTAAACGACCTTGAAGTGCTAAATTTGGGTTTTAATGACTTTACACCATCAAGACTTCCCGAGAGTTTTACTCGGTTGAAAAAGCTTCGAACTTTCCACATGACGGAAGCCAACTTAATAGGAGAAATACCCGGAAACTTATCTGGCTTGGTGGCTATTGAGCTGCTAGATTTGTCTGCTAATCATCTTGTTGGATCAATACCGAGTGATCTGTTCTTGTTAAAGAATTTAACAGAAGTTTATCTTTACTACAACAATCTAACAGGTGGAATTCCTGACTCTATTGAAGCAACAAAATTGCAAGTCATTGATCTCTCTGCAAACAAGTTAACTGGAAAAATCCCCGAAGGATTTGGGAATCTTGAGAGTTTGTCTAACTTGACGCTCATGCTGAATCAGTTATCCGGTGAAGTTCCTGTTGGTATCGGCCGCCTGCCTAGCTTAATTGACATTCGAATTTTTGAGAATAACCTATCGGGTCCACTGCCACCTGATTTTGGAAGGTACTCTGACCTGAAATTATTTGAAGTATTCCAAAATAAGTTCACAGGAAACTTACCAGAGAATCTGTGTTACAATGGGAAGCTCAAAGGCTTGATTGCTTACCAGAATAGTCTTTCAGGTGAGATACCGAATTCACTTGGAAGTTGTAACAGCTTGATGAATATTCAGGTTTATGGGAACCAGTTTTCAGGAGATATCCCTGATGGATTGTGGAAGGTTTCAAAATTAGAAACAATGCTGATTAATGATAACTCATTTTCCGGAGAACTACCACAGGAATTGGCGCCGAAGTTATCAACACTTGATATAAGTAATAACAGATTTTCAGGTCAAATTCCTACCAGGATATCCTCTTGGACAAGTCTAAGGATTTTCAGAGCAAGTCATAATCGACTAGATGGCGTAATTCCAAGAAATATAACAGCACTTCCAGTTTTAGACACCTTGTTGCTGGATGGGAACCAACTCTCAGGCGAAATTCCGACAAGTATTGTTTCCTGGAGTTCACTTAATACCTTAAATCTCAGTAGAAACAAGCTAACTGGCCAGATTCCAGCTGGTCTCGGGTTCTTAGAACGTCTTACAGTGCTGGATTTGTCAAGAAACAATCTTTCGGGTCAGATACCAAGTCAGCTCGGTAGACGGCTCGTTGTGCTTGATCTTTCAGCCAATGATCTCAGTGGAAGCATCCCGAGTCAGCTCGATAATGGTGCTTTTGATAGAAGTTTTCTGGATAATCCTCGTCTTTGTTCAAATAACCCATCATTAGGCCTCAATTCTTGCATTTCCAGGACCAAATCCGGATCATCTAGCAAGATTTCAGCTAAAAATGTGATGATTATTGCGGTTATAGCAGCAATACTGTTCCTTTTGGCAGTACTAATGACAGGATATGTCATTGTTCTCTACCGCAGAAGGAAGTATAATTTGGATTCAAAATGGAAATTCACTTCATTCCAGAAACTGACTTTCACAGAATCCACGATTTTGCCTCGTTTGACGGAGAGCAACGTCATTGGGCATGGTGGTTCAGGAAAGGTGTATCGGATTCCAGTGAACCGATTGGGCGATTTTGTTGCGGTAAAGAAGATTTCAACTAAAATAGACTTAGAACAAAGGCTTGAAAAAGAGTTCTTAGCAGAAGTAGAGATTCTAAGCACGATCCGTCACTCAAACATAGTCAAATTAATGGGATGCATTTCACGTGACAACTCAAAGCTTCTTGTGTACGAGTACTTAGAGAACCGAAGTTTGGACCGTTGGTTGCACCGAAAGCAGGCTCAATCAAACCGTGGGTTGACTGGTTCTATTCGCCATGTGGTGCTTGATTGGCCTACAAGGTTACAGATAGCACTTGGAGCAGCCAGAGGTTTGTCTTATATGCACCATGATTGTATTCCGGCTGTGGTCCATCGAGATGTGAAGTCAAGCAACGTGCTTTTAGATGGTGATTTCAATGCTAAGATTGCTGATTTTGGGTTAGCCAGGATCTTAGCCAAGGACAGTGAGCTAAACACAATGTCAACTGTGGCTGGTTCATTCGGATACATGGCTCCAGGTATAATTTCACAGTTTCACCAAACCATGACGTGCTTAGCACTTTTTTTATCTAAATATTACTGCCaactaatataatattataacatatataacttTATTACAGAATATGCTCATACGACTAAAGTGGACAACAAGATTGATGTGTATAGCTTTGGAGTGATCTTGTTAGAATTGACAACAGGAAAAGAGGCCAGCAATGGCAGTGAGCATTCATCACTGGCCGAATGGGCTTGGCAAGAAGCCCTAAGTGGTGCATCAATATCAGCTGCTTTAGATGATGAAGTGAATGAGCCCAAGTACTTGAACACCATGAGCGGTGTATTTAAACTTGGGCTATGGTGTACAAGTAGATTGCCAACCAACAGACCCTCCATGAAGGAAGTATGCCAGACGCTGCTACGTTGCAGCCTAGCAATGGAAGAAAAAATGGAGAAGAATGGAAGTGATGTACTTGATCATCTTCCCCTCCTCAAGCTTGAAAATGTCTAAGTATGTTACTTTATGACTGCACATAAGTGTGGCTCATATGTAATACTGTAATACTAAATAGCTGGCTGACCTTCGGGGTCTATTAGTATACACACGCATACCTTTCATACGAGTTTTTTGTAGCTTAAAGTTTAGCAAATATAATCTTGAATTATAGTATCCTTTGAAATGCCAACTTGGAATTCATAACTCAAGAACTGATACCAgaattaaattttattgatataaacaagTCTTCAAACAACATAAATTGTTCAGTGAAACTCCTTAATCGCATCTCAGCATGATACATGTTTGCTAAAACTACCCTTACAATAAACATAACCatggaaaaaaagaaacaaaggtGTGATTAAGTGGAAAAATAGTCGCAGAGTATTCTAGTCAACCACCATTCCTACAAAAAAGAGTCACCATAGAAGGATTTGCGAAAAGTGGATCCTATTTCAGTTAGGTTTATGAATTTTGATGAGGGGTAGGGAACAGATGtacaaattaagaaaaaaaacaaaaggaataACTTTTAAGGAGCAATCGAAGTATTACCAATATATTAACAGATAACGCCGCTGTAAGATAAATGTGGTACATTAAAGAGGCAAAGAACACAAACCCTCAGCAAAACAAATCAATTAACAATATCAGAGAATGGAATTCCCTGGGAAATGTGAATACGTGAACCAATTTGCTAGCAGTGAAGGCTGAAAATTGATAACAATGGAGGAACTATGAAATTTATGATTCAGTAGGGCACATGTTTCTTGGCTTAATTAGTAAGTCATGGGATATGCAAATAAGTCCTAAATAAACACAACGAAAATCTTAGCCGTCCATAATCGGGCACACATTAAGTCCCAAACAAACAACAATCCTGGTGCACCATGAATGTCCAATATAGTTAACCAAAGTACCAAACCATGACTCCCAGGTCCAACTTAACAGTTATCACACACTATCCTTTAAATTTAGTAAGTAGGTAGATTTACTTAGATATCCAAAACCTTAACTTTCTAAAACAAAACTCCTTCTTTTAGTGATTTTGAGAAAAGTAAAATCGATGAACAGAAATTCATGGTCATTCACTATTTTCTAGCTTACGAATTTCTATGACACCCTTTTGGCCTATTGCAATTCGAATGCCTACTTAAAGTTCACTCATACTTTAAAGGCCACCATTACCATTATCACATCAATATATGCATCACATTTGATACGAAAAACATATCTTATTCGTCTAAAACACATCTAGTCATATACAACTAATAGATAAAAGTGTCAACTTAACAACATTCCACCATATATACATCTTATGAGCCAAAAACCTGAACTTATAAAGACTCGGTAATCACATTCCTAATGAACCTCACGAGTCGTTTTAAGCATTAGTGCCTTAGTGGTATCGAATTCAATACAAAATTAGCAGGTATGAATGAGTAATAACAACATGCCTGACCAATCAACCACCGAATTCCGCACGAGTTGGAACAACAGGGACTAAAAAGTTCCCAAATGGGGAATCAAATACCCTGAAATTTGCTTTAGAGCCATCTTCTCGAGCCTGCGCAATTGCGTGATTCTTAGCatgttgaatccttggatcaaTGACTACATTTTGAGCCATATTTACCTGCATGGTCAATTCAATTATTAAGCATTTTTTGCGATAGCGTCAGAATATAAAAGAACAGATGCACAGAATGAAAATGCATACATTTGGCTTAAATGAAACCGCAGCAGGATCACTCTTTTCGGGTAGTGACGGGGCAGTcctaaacatatacaaaattgCAATATCATGTATTGTTATTATCATAGTAgataagttatatttttattaaaataaaaaataaaaaaaatattggggAAGGGATGTTACTAAACCGGCGAGGAGGTGGACGGATAAATTTCCTCTTTTTCGTTTCAGGTTCCATTTGATAAAACCCCTAATCAAATAATCAAAGACTTTTACGGCCTAGTGACGAACCAAATTCTTGATTAAACTTGGATGGtggttaattttcattcaaattctttttttctttttaattaaattgcAACTTTTGTTTTAACCGGTTATTTTCGAATACTCACCATCAAAACGGTGAGGTTTCAGGGGATTGTCGTTTGTTCAAATTCGATCCTATTACTATGAGCCTGTGAGTCGAGTAATAGTGTCAAAGAAAAAAGGCGTCAAGTGGTGTGATCGCGACTATAGATGGTGAGGATAGCGTCAAAGTGGCGTAGTTAATTGATGTAGAGGTGTTTGATTTGAAAGGGGTAgtagaaatattttataatataagagTCTAGTAGTGTAGTTTAGTATTAAGAGATTGTGGTgacttaattcattaagagtagTTTGGTCAATTTTTatatctcattttttttaaactttcaacatgaggttataacttttatatagtagtatagaagtatagatatatacaaaccgAGCTTGAGTCGAGCCCGAGTTCCTTTAATACATCACAAATGAAGATTGAGCTTCAATACTAAGGTTCGACCAAGCTCGAACTTGAGCCGCGACTATTTAAACGAGCTCAAGCACTACTAAAATCGAGTTTGGCTTGTTTACACCCTTGGTTGAAAGTCTCACCACTTAAATCATCGATTCTAATATTAAACACAAATGTGAAATCTAAAACTCATTAAAATACCTTCATTAATTAAATTTAGATGGtgtttatttcttatttaatttttacttaGTAAAGAAAAGCTACCTATGTCATAATCAAAAGTGTAAACAAAATTTAACGTCATTTATGTTAACATAAGTACTGAGTACATAACAAATCAATACATCTCCTTTATTTATAAAGAAGCCTTGCTTCTAGAaggataattttaaaaaattccaaCGTGGCAACCTCCCCCCTTCCCTTCACAAACGTTTCTAGATGCAATGACGTTTCTTTCCATATTACAGGATGCtgttcaaaaatttttttaaaaaaaaaaaaaacctctttccaatattcatcttttcaagAATCCTCTTTTGATCTAATCTCTgttcaaaaaattttcaaaacaaaaaaaccctCTTTTCAATCTTCTCCCTGCCAATCTACTAGTATGAATTCCAAATCAAAGTTTTGCACCCTAAATATGAATTCCATCTACTAATATGAATTACAAATCAAAATTTCGTGCCCTATATCTGAAGATTCGATCAACAAACGGCAATAGaagtaacaataacataattgaATCTGACTTCAGTTCAACCATCGTTTGCCACTGGTTAGCTTTCGTTTCTTTTAATCACCATATGTTTACCAACCCATTTATAGGATTTTAGGGCTGATAATATGGCACGCAACATGTATGTAAATTGTGGTCTGAAAATATGATACCTAAATTTGGTATATTggcaaaacatatttttttccttatgcttcaagtttttttaaaaaatttgattgTAAATATCAACAATAACTACTTCAGTATGTTcaagttttgatatttttttttttatatatctgaACCCATAATTCAATTTTATGTTTTCACCATACCTAAGTTAGTTGTAGAGTGTTTGAACattgatcttttattatatgGGAACCCATAATTCAACTTTATGTTTTCACCATAATTATGTTAGTTGTAGAGTGTTTGATGTTTTACTCAATTTTGAATTTAATGGTAGCTCTGTTGATGTACACACCAGGATGATGCAATACTTCTGCACACGTTTTTCTGCAAACCAGGGTGATCCAGTATTTCCCCAGCCCAATTCCAGATTTAAGTTGGCCCAATCCACTTTTATTATCTATGCCAATGTTTCTGCACACGTTTAGGAACTTTGCACAATGTTTGATAATTAACTGGAATTTATACATTGATTTACATTATAGTCTACCAAATATTTCATTACCATAATTATATGCATTTTTCTTTTACAGCTGATTTGGATAAATCATCAAATTCCAGGAAATGATCTCAAACTctataaatattttagaaacAATTCAATATATTGTGGAAGGTGTGCAGAAAAATGATTTGCACCATATCAAAATCATATTTTGACTTTCAAATATTAAATGCTACGTTTACAATATTTGTGTCCTACCATCCCTATATATAGCACATATTATTCACAGACTTTACACAACATCCTCTCATTTATACTACATTGTCTGTGAAACACAATCATACAATGGCTATCATCAACAATGTCTCTTTCATTGATCAAATCAATGCCATGACCGAGGCTGCAACAATTAAGGTCAAAATCATACGCCTGTGGACACAGACGTACTCAAACAACCCTCAAATGGTGGCAAGCCTGGAAATGATTTTGATGGACGAGCAGGTTAGAATGAGTTATTATATACGtattacaaatattttattgttaCGTGAACTATGTCATTCGGACAGATACTAATGTTTCCTTTTTGTCAATTGATCACAGTCTAACAAGATTCAGGCTACTATTAAGAGAAATCTGATAAGTGCCTTTGAAATGCAACTTGAAGAAGGCTCAGTCAAGATCATCTCAAACTTCGGTGAGCCTCTAACACTGGCAGGTTTCTTCTTACTGGTCATCCATGTAAGATAAATTTCTACCGGCATACTTCAGTCAAGGCCTCTACCGATTTTGTGAATGATGCCCAGGTTTTCTCATTCATGTCTTTCAATGACATTCTTGCCAAGAATGTGGACCCTGTTTATgcatttggtattattttttttcacttttcattgtTGAAAAGCTTTTACTGTATATTCTTCAAAAAAACATAATAGCTTTCTAATAATGCGTGTAGATGTCATTGGTGAGCTAATTTACTGCGAGGACGCTAAAGTCTTGAATTCGAAAAACTTCGAGATACGGAGTATGTTTAATTTACAgtttaatatcaatattaaattcATCTTGACTCtatgatatattataatgaCTCTGATATTTTCATCTGAATACCAAACAGGGGAATGACCATTAACGGTTGCCTATGAGACGACCACGCTAATGAGTTAACAACTTTCCTGAATGATCCTTCAAACCAGGACACTAGAGTTATCATGATAATCCAGAATGCTAAGTTGGGGGAATGGGAGAGTATGTTTAGAAATTTAGATTTTATAATGACATGTTTTATTCTTTCCATATGCTAATTTACGTCTTGCTTTTAAAACATATGTTGCTGATTGCATTGTGTAGACAAGCCACAGGTGTCAAATT
Coding sequences within:
- the LOC122594220 gene encoding receptor-like protein kinase 5 translates to MSILPPSLLILLSLLCYHATSQPIANNIQNDQNTLLKIKSFWSNPTILNHWNQSSNPCSWPEITCTTNTITRIKIENTDITGPVPPFICDIKNLTHIDLNYNYITGEFPTSLYNCKKLEYLDLSQNLLVGRIPDDISQLLPEIRDLRLFGNNFTGDIPVAISRLSKLSSLQLHQCLFNGSYPEEIGNLNDLEVLNLGFNDFTPSRLPESFTRLKKLRTFHMTEANLIGEIPGNLSGLVAIELLDLSANHLVGSIPSDLFLLKNLTEVYLYYNNLTGGIPDSIEATKLQVIDLSANKLTGKIPEGFGNLESLSNLTLMLNQLSGEVPVGIGRLPSLIDIRIFENNLSGPLPPDFGRYSDLKLFEVFQNKFTGNLPENLCYNGKLKGLIAYQNSLSGEIPNSLGSCNSLMNIQVYGNQFSGDIPDGLWKVSKLETMLINDNSFSGELPQELAPKLSTLDISNNRFSGQIPTRISSWTSLRIFRASHNRLDGVIPRNITALPVLDTLLLDGNQLSGEIPTSIVSWSSLNTLNLSRNKLTGQIPAGLGFLERLTVLDLSRNNLSGQIPSQLGRRLVVLDLSANDLSGSIPSQLDNGAFDRSFLDNPRLCSNNPSLGLNSCISRTKSGSSSKISAKNVMIIAVIAAILFLLAVLMTGYVIVLYRRRKYNLDSKWKFTSFQKLTFTESTILPRLTESNVIGHGGSGKVYRIPVNRLGDFVAVKKISTKIDLEQRLEKEFLAEVEILSTIRHSNIVKLMGCISRDNSKLLVYEYLENRSLDRWLHRKQAQSNRGLTGSIRHVVLDWPTRLQIALGAARGLSYMHHDCIPAVVHRDVKSSNVLLDGDFNAKIADFGLARILAKDSELNTMSTVAGSFGYMAPEYAHTTKVDNKIDVYSFGVILLELTTGKEASNGSEHSSLAEWAWQEALSGASISAALDDEVNEPKYLNTMSGVFKLGLWCTSRLPTNRPSMKEVCQTLLRCSLAMEEKMEKNGSDVLDHLPLLKLENV